Part of the Streptomyces antimycoticus genome, CTCGCCGACCGGCAACCCCCATGTCGGCCTGGTCCGCACGGCCCTGTTCAACTGGGCCTTCGCCCGTCACCACGGCGGCACCCTGGTGTTCCGCATCGAGGACACCGACGCCGCGCGCGACTCCGAGGAGTCCTACACCCAGCTGCTGGACGCCATGCGCTGGCTGGGCTTCGACTGGGACGAGGGCCCCGAGGTCGGCGGACCGCACGCGCCCTACCGCCAGTCCCAGCGGATGGACCTCTACCGCGAGGTCGCGGACAAGCTGCTGGAGGCGGGCCACGCCTACCGCTGCTACTGCACCGCCGAGGAGCTGGAGGAGCGCCGCGAGGCGGCCCGCAAGGCCGGCCGGCCCTCCGGCTACGACGGCACCTGCCGCACCCTGACCGCCGAGCAGATCGCCGCGTACGAGGCCGAGGGGCGCGTCTCGATCGTGCGCTTCCGGATGCCGGACGAGCCGATCACCTTCACCGACCTGGTGCGCGGTGAGCTGACCTTCACCCCCGAGAACGTCTCGGACTACGGCATCGTGCGGGCCAACGGCGCGCCCCTCTACACGCTCGTCAACCCCGTGGACGACGCGCTGATGGAGATCACGCATGTGCTGCGCGGCGAGGACCTGCTCTCCTCCACCCCGCGGCAGATCGGGCTCTACCGGGCGCTCGCCGAGATCGGTGTGGGCCCCGGCACGGTGCCCGCGTTCGGCCATCTCCCGTATGTCATGGGCGAGGGCAACAAGAAGCTCTCCAAGCGCGATCCGCAGTCCTCGCTGAACCTCTACCGGGAGCGCGGCTTCCTCCCCGAGGGACTGCTCAACTACCTCTCCCTGCTGGGCTGGTCGCTCTCCTCCGACCGGGACGTCTTCTCACTGGCGGAGATGGTCGAGGCGTTCGACATCTCGGGGGTGAACGCCAACCCGGCGCGTTTCGACCTCAAGAAGGCCGAGGCGATCAACGCGGACCACATCCGGCTGCTGGATGTGAAGGCGTTCATCGAGGCGTGCGAGCCCTGGCTGAAGGCCCCGCACGCGCCGTGGTCCCCGGACGCCTTCGACGCGGCCGCCTTCGCGGCGCTGGCCCCGCTGGCCCAGACCCGGCTGACGGTCCTGTCCGACATCACCGCGAACGTGGACTTCCTCTTCCTCGACGAGCCCGCCGAGGACGAGGCGTCCTGGACCAAGGCGATGAAGCCGGGCGCGGACGCGCTCCTGGCCTCGGTCCGTACCCGGCTCGCCGAGGCGGACTGGGACGCCGAGACCCTGAAGGCCGCGGTCCTCGCGGCCGGCGAGGAGCACGGCCTCAAACTGGGCAAGGCCCAGGCCCCGCTGCGGGTCGCGGTCACCGGCCGCACGGTCGGGCTGCCGCTGTTCGAGTCCCTGGAGGTACTGGGCCGCGAGCGCACGCTGGCCCGGGTGGACGCGGCGCTGGCGAAGCTGGCCGGATAGGGGGCGCGGGGCGCTGCCTGGGCCGGTGAGGCGGCGCCACTCGCGGTGATACTCGTTTTGGTGGCCCGTCCACCATCGGGTAATGTTCTTCCTGCGCCGGACGGGCGGGCCGAGAGGTCGGACCGGGGCGCAAGCCAAACAAAACCCCTTACGGGGGTGGCGTTTTGGTGGGGTATGGTGTAATTGGCAGCACGAGTGATTCTGGTTCACTTAGTCTAGGTTCGAGTCCTGGTACCCCAGCAAGAGATCTCTCGGATGACCGGTGGATCTCTTGATCAAAGCAGGACCAAGCCCCCGTTGTGTAGCGGCCTAGCACGCTGCCCTCTCAAGGCAGTAGCGCCGGTTCGAATCCGGTCGGGGGTACGGATCTCTTCGCAAGACGGAGATCGCTAGGGCCCCCGTTGTGTAGCGGCCTAGCACGCCGCCCTCTCAAGGCGGTAGCGCCGGTTCGAATCCGGTCGGGGGTACTGGTCTATACCATGGGCTATGGTGTAATTGGCAGCACGAGTGATTCTGGTTCATTTAGTCTAGGTTCGAGTCCTGGTAGCCCAGCGCAGCACTTGTGCTGATTCAGGCCCCCGTTGTGTAGCGGCCTAGCACGCCGCCCTCTCAAGGCGGTAGCGCCGGTTCGAATCCGGTCGGGGGTACCAGCGAAAAGCCCTCCGCGACAGTGCGGGGGGCTTTTTCGTGCCCTGGTCACTCCGTGAATTCATGCCCTGGTCACGGCTCACTCCGCGAAGCGGCGCCCGGATTCCTCGGTTTGTGCGAGCCGCCGCAGGCTGAGCAGCACCGGCTCATAGAGCACCGTCAGCGCCACCACCGCCTCGATCCGCTCGGGCGGGGTGTCGTAGGTCTCCACCAGGTCCAGGTCGGCGACGGCCAGTTCACCCGCCAGCCGGGCGTGCACCAGAAGGTGCTCGGTGTCATGGGGATACCCGAGGCGGTCCAGCGAGGCGATGGCCGCGACCAGCATCCGGTAGGCGGGGGAGGCGTCGCCCAGCTCCTGGCCGTAGGACCAGTCCATCCGCCGCAGCACGGTGTCCACCTGCTCCCGGGCCCGCGTCGCGTGCGGATCGTCCTCGTCGGGCTCGGGGCCGTGGGGCAGTGCCCAGACCGCGGCTCCCATCCGGGTGTTCTGGCTGAGCGACTCGTCCTCGGCGGCCTCCAGCACCTCGCGCGCCGTGGCCACCGGCATCCGGCCGACCTGGATCAGCGAGCGCACCAGCCGCAGTCGGCGCAGATGCTCCTCGCCGTACTCCGACGTGGTGGCGGTGATCCGCTCTCCCGGTGGCAGCAGCCGCTCGCGCAGGTAGTACTTGATCGTCGCGGTGGGCACTCCGCTGCGCTCGCTGAGCTCCGCCAATCGCATCCCTGTTGCACCTTCCGTTGGAGAGTGGCACTATCCAAGTGATGGATAGCGCCGCTATCCAAGACTATCCCGACGTGGGGACAAGGGGATCACCATGGGTACCGAGCTGTTCGCCGGCCGTATGACCGCCGAGGCCGAGAGGGAGGTCACCGTCTTCCTGATCGGCATGCGCATCAACCGCTTCCGCGCGCTGCGCAGCTGGCTGCCGGTCTTCAAGGCGATGCCGCGGATGCTCCGCGAGCTGTCGCAGGACAAGGGGAGCGGGATGCTGGGCTATCAGCTGCTGTTCGGCCCGCCCCGGGTGCTCTACGTCGTCCAGTACTGGGACTCGCATGAGCGGCTGCTGGAGTACGCGTCGGCCCAGGACAAGGAGCACCGTCCGGCCTGGGCGGCGTTCAACCGCCGGATGCGGGAGGGCCGGGGCAAGGTCGGCTTCTGGCACGAGACCTATGTCGTACCGGCCGGGGCGCACGAGGCGGTCTACGTCAACATGCCGGCGTTCGGCCTGGGCAAGGCCACCGGAGTCGTTCCGGTCGGCCGCCGCGGTGACCGCGCGGCCGACCGGCTGAGCCTGAAGAGGGCGTGACGGGCCTCGGGCCCGGCGTGATCAATTCCCTCGGCGGAGGGCGTCGGTCAGGCGGGCGGCCGCGTCGATGACGGCCTGGGCGTGCATCCGGCCCGGGTGGCGGGTCAGCCGCTCGATCGGTCCGGAGACCGAGACGGCGGCCACCACGCGGTTGGACGGGCCGCGCACGGGCGCGGAGACGGACGCCACGCCGGGCTCCCGCTCGCCGATCGACTGGGCCCAGCCCCGCCGTCGTACGCCCGACAGGGCCGTGGCGGTGAACCGGGCCCCCTGCAGTCCGCGGTGCAGCCGCTCCGGCTCCTCCCAGGCCATCAGGACCTGGGCGGCCGAGCCGGCCTTCATCGGGAGGGTGGAGCCGACCGGCACGGTGTCCCGCAGTCCGGACAGCCGCTCGGCCGCGGCGACACAGATGCGCATGTCTCCCTGGCGCCGGTAGAGCTGAGCGCTCTCGCCGGTCACATCCCGGAGGTGGGTGAGCACGGGACCGGCCGTGGCGAGCAGCCGGTCCTCGCCCGCCGCCGCCGCCAGTTCGGCCAGGCGGGGGCCCAGAATGAAGCGTCCCTGCATGTCGCGTGCCACCATCCGGTGGTGCTCGAGTGCGACCGCGAGCCGGTGTGCCGTCGGGCGGGCGAGACCGGTCGCCCCGACCAGTCCGGCGAGGGTGGCCGGGCCGGACTCCAGGGCGCTCAGGACCAGAGCCGCCTTGTCGAGAACGCCGACGCCGCTAGTGTTGTCCATGGGACGATACTCGCGTCTCACAGTGTGAAACGCAAGTTCAATTTCCCGGGAGACCCGCCACTCTGTAAATGGCGGGCCCGCAGACCAGGGCACGCAGTCGAGACAAGCTGGGCCGGCACTGGCGCCGGCCGGAGGGAATGCGATGGGACGGACACTCGCGGAGAAGGTCTGGGACGACCATGTCGTCCGGCACGCCGAAGGCGAGCCTGACCTGCTCTTCATCGATCTGCACCTGCTGCACGAGGTGACCAGCCCGCAGGCGTTCGATGGCCTGCGCAAGGCCGGCCGCACGGTCCGTCGTACCGATCTCACCCTCGCGACCGAGGACCACAACACCCCCACCCTCGACATCGACAAGCCGATCGCGGACCCCGTCTCCCGCGCCCAGTTGGAGACGCTGCGCAAGAACTGCGCGGAGTTCGGTGTCCGGCTGCACCCGCTGGGCGATGTCGAGCAGGGTGTCGTCCACGTGGTGGGACCGCAGCTGGGACTGACCCAGCCCGGTACGACCGTGGTCTGCGGTGACAGCCACACCTCGACCCATGGCGCCTTCGGCGCGCTCGCGTTCGGCATCGGCACCAGCCAGGTCGAGCATGTGCTGGCGACCCAGACGCTGCCGCTCGCGCCGTTCAAGACCATGGCGATCACCGTCGAGGGCGAGCTGCCCGAGAGCGTCACCGCCAAGGACCTGATCCTGGCGATCATCGCGAAGATCGGCACCGGCGGCGGCCAGGGCTATGTGCTCGAGTACCGCGGCCCCGCCATCGAGAAGCTCTCGATGGAGGCCCGGATGACCGTGTGCAACATGTCCATCGAGGCGGGCGCCCGCGCGGGCATGATCGCTCCGGACGAGACGACCTTCGCCTATCTGGAGGGCCGCCCGCACGCCCCCCAGGGCGACGACTGGGACGCGGCCGTCGCGTACTGGCGCACCCTGCGCAGCGACGACGACGCGGTCTTCGACCGTGAGGTCGTCATCGACGCCTCCGAACTCGCCCCGTTCGTCACCTGGGGCACCAACCCCGGCCAGGGCGCTCCGCTGTCGGAGTCGGTCCCGGACCCGGCCTCCTTCGAGGACGCCAGCGAGCAGTTCGCCGCCGAGAAGGCCCTGGAGTACATGGGTCTGACGGCGGGTCAGCCGCTGCGCGACATCGCGGTGGACACGGTCTTCGTCGGTTCCTGCACCAACGGCCGCATCGAGGACCTGCGCTCCGCCGCCTCGGTGCTGTCCGGCCGCTCGGTGGCCGACGGCGTACGGATGTTGGTGGTCCCCGGCTCGGTGCGGGTCGCCCTGCAGGCCGTGGAGGAGGGGCTGGACAAGGTGTTCACCGCCGCCGGCGCCGAGTGGCGGCACGCGGGCTGCTCGATGTGCCTGGGCATGAACCCCGACCAGCTCGCGCCCGGTGAGCGCTCGGCGTCCACCTCCAACCGCAACTTCGAGGGCCGGCAGGGCAAGGGCGGCCGGACCCACCTGGTCTCGCCGCAGGTCGCCGCCGCCACCGCGGTACTGGGCCATCTGGCTTCGCCCGCCGATCTGTCCGACGCGGCCGTATCGACTCCCGTGGGGGCCTGAGCAGTCATGGAAGCATTCACCACGCACACAGGCCGGGCCGTTCCGCTGCGCCGCAGCAATGTGGACACGGACCAGATCATCCCGGCGCACTGGCTCAAGAAGGTCACCCGCGACGGCTTCGAGGACGGGCTCTTCGAGGCCTGGCGCAAGGACCCGGAGTTCGTGCTCAACGCGGCCGAGTACAAGGGCGGAACGGTTCTGGTGGCCGGTCCCGACTTCGGCACCGGCTCCTCGCGCGAGCACGCGGTATGGGCGCTGCAGAACTACGGCTTCAAGGCCGTCATCTCGTCCCGCTTCGCCGACATCTTCCGCGGTAACTCCCTCAAGAACGGGCTGCTGACCGTCGTCCTGCCGCAGGAGACCGTGGACCGGCTGTGGAAGCTGGTCGAGGCGGACCCCGCCGCGGAGGTCACCGTGGACCTCGTCGACCGCCAGGTTCGAGCCGAGGGCATCACGGCTGATTTTGAGCTTGACGAGAATGCCCGGTGGCGACTCCTGGAGGGGCTGGATGACATCAGCCTCACCCTCAGGGAGGACGAATCCATCGCCGCGTACGAGGCGCGTCGTCCCTCCTTCAAGCCGAGCACGGTGGAGGTCTGACCCCCCGGTTCTCCCTGTACAGAGCGGGTTTGGCAAGATGCGCCGCCGGTCCTCGGACCGGCGGCGCATCGGCATGTTGAGGCCCCGTGAAGCGACAACTCGCCTCAGATGGCACAATCAGTGCATGGAACGCGACGGCCAACTCGAGCTCTACGGCATCGTCGCCGACCGGCTCAAGGAAGCGCACGCAAGGGTGCGCGCACTGCAAGTCCCGGAGGGCGTACGGATGGCGCTGTCCCGGAAGCTGCTGGTCATCACCTCAGCGGCGAAACACGATCTCGCAGATGCGGCAAAGCGTCTGGAGCGGTTGATGAACGACCTCGACGAGGGCCGTTTCCCCCAAGATCCCGACACCGACGGAAGTCCGTGACGATCGAGTGCGTTGCGGCACAAGGGTGATTAGCCCGTTTCGTGTTTGATTTGCGGTATATATCTGCCTAACGTGCGAAAAGGCTTGAACACATTGATTCCGGCAATGTCTCCGAAGGGGAAGACGTGAACAAGGCGCAGCTCGTAGAAGCGATTGCCGACAAGGTCGGCGGCCGTCAGCAGGCCGCCGAAGCCGTCGACGCAGTTCTGGACGCCATCGTCCGGGCGGTCGTCGCCGGGGAGCGAGTTTCAGTCACTGGTTTTGGTTCGTTCGAGAAGGTGGAACGTCCCGCCCGGTACGCCCGTAACCCGCAGACCGGGGAGCGCGTGAGGGTCAAGAAGACCTCGGTGCCCCGCTTCCGTGCCGGCCAGGGGTTCAAGGACCTGGTGAGCGGCTCCAAGAAGCTCCCGCGCGGCGGTGAGGTCGCCGTGAAGAAGGCTCCCAAGGGCAGCCTCCAGGTGGCGGCGAAGAAGGCCGCGGCCAAGAAGGCCACCGCCAAGAAGGCTCCTGCGAAGAAGACGACGGCCAAGAAGGCCCCGGCCAAGGCCGCCGCCAAGAAGGCCCCCGCCAAGAAGGCGACTGCCAAGAAGGCGCCCGCCAAGGCCGCCGCGAAGAAGGCCCCGGCGCGCAAGACGAGCGCCCGTAAAACCACCACGAAGAAGACCACCGCCAGGAAGCGCTAGCCGGCGGCGCACGGGCGCCGCACTGTTCACGCGCCGGGCCGGGCTCCCCGAGGGAGCCCGGCCCGCGGTGCTGTCTGCGGTGCTGTCTGCGGTGCTCAGAACGTCTGCAGCGTGACGAAGACGACCCGGCGCTGCTCGCCCTCGCCCTCCACCTCGATCCGCACCCGCTGGCCCGGGCGCAGCATCCGCAGCCCCCCGGCGTCGAAGGCCGCGGTGTCGAACGGCAGCGGGGTGCCGTCGTCGAGCAGCACACTGCCGGCGCGGGTCTCGGGGTCGTACGTATAGGCGGTTCCCTGCATGTCCGCCAGCCTAGCCCTGGTGTGGTCGCCCACGCCCAGGGCCACCGCCGCGCGCAGATCCCCGGCCGTGTCCACGTCGCGCCGCACCGAGTCCACCCCCGCCAGCTCGATCTCCCGCGCGCCCGACGCCCGGTGCCGGGCCCGTGAGGGGCCCCCGAAGGCAGGCGCCAGATCGGCACCGGGCGCCGCCGAGAGGAGGGTCGTGCCCACCCCCGCGGCATCCGCCAGAAAGGCGCGTGAGAAGCCGGACGCGGCCTCGAGTACCAGGTCGAGCTCGACGGTCCGCAGCGCCGGGAGATCGGCGTTCATCGCCGCCACGGCGGCCCCCGGGCGCTCCCCGCGGACCGCGAGGGCGCCGTGCGCCAGCGCCGCGTTCAGCCCGCGCCCCGGGGAGTCGGGCAGGATCCGGGCGCCGAGGGCGGACAGCTCACGTCCGGCGAGCGGGTCGTCGGTGACGACGGTCACCCCTCGCACCCAGCGGCTCGCCAGCGCAGCGCCCACCGTGTCCTGAGCGAACGCGAGCGCGAGCGAGGCCCGGAGGCCGTCACCGGCGGCGTCGGAGAGCCTGGTCTTGGCCCGTGACAAGGGCTTCAGCGGCACCACGAGGGTCCAGGTCACAGGGGCTCCGTTTCTTCCCACGGGCCTCATTCTGACCTGCTGCCCGGCTCGCCGAAGACGTGCGGGGTTACGGTGTTCTCGACAGACAGGGTGCCTGGAGCGACACTTGTGCGGCTGCAGGGGACGACAGCAAGCCAGCAGGTCAGCAGGGTCCAAGAGAGGATGTTCCGAGTGTCCGGCCGCAGAATCGGCTTCTGGTACCGCATGGCAGCGGTCTTGTGCAAACCGCCGCTGGTGGTTCTGTTCAAGCGGGACTGGCACGGAATGGAGCACATTCCCGCCGACGGTGGATTTATCACCGCGATCAATCACAACTCGTATCTCGACCCCCTCTCCTACGCGCACTTCCAGTACAACACCGGAAGAGTGCCGCGCTTCCTCGCCAAGGCCGCCCTCTTCAGGGGCGGCTTCATGGGCTCCATGCTCCGCGGCACCGGTCAGATCCCCGTCTACCGCGAGTCCACCGACGCCGCCAACGCCTTCCGGGCCGCCGTGGACGCCATCAACAAGGGCGAGTGCGTGGCCTTCTACCCCGAGGGCACCCTGACCCGCGACCCCGACATGTGGCCGATGCGCGGAAAGACCGGCGCGGCGCGGGTCGCGCTGCTCACCAAGGCCCCGGTGATCCCCGTCGCCCAGTGGGGCGCCAACGAGGCCGTGCCGCCGTACGCCAAGGAGAAGCGGGTCCGTCTCTTCCCGCGCAAGACCCTCAAGGTGCTCGCCGGCCCGCCGGTGGACCTGTCCGGGTTCTACGGCCAGGAGCCCACCGCGGAGGTCCTCCGGGCGGCCACCGACGTCATCATGGACGCCATCACCGACCTCCTCTCCGAGGTGCGCGGAGAGCCGGCGCCCGTTCACCGGCACGACCGGCCCACCAGCACCAGCACCAGCACCGACGGCCCGCCGCTCCCGCTGGCCGATGAGGAGAGCAAGTGACGCGCTGCGCCGTCTTCGGCACCGGCTCCTGGGGCACCGCCTTCGCGATGGTGCTCGCCGACGCCGGCTGCGAGGTGACGCTGTGGGGCCGCCGGTCCGGTGTCGTCGAGGCCATCAACACCGGCCGCACCAATCCCGACTACTTCCCCGGGGTGCGGCTGCCCGACGGCGTGCGGGCCACCACCGACCCGGCCGAGGCCGCGGCCGGCGCGGAGTTCACCGTCTTCTCCGTGCCCTCCCAGACGCTGCGCGGCAACCTCTCCGAATGGGCCCCGCTGCTGGCCGCCGACACCGTGCTGGTCTCGCTGATGAAGGGCGTCGAACTCGGCACGGCCAAGCGGATGAGCGAGGTCGTCCAGGAGGTCGCCAAGGCGCCCGCGGAGCGCGTCGCGGTGCTCACCGGGCCCAACCTGGCCAAGGAGATCGCCGCCCGGCAGCCCGCCGCCTCCGTGGTGGCCTGCCCCGACGAGAGCGTGGCCCGCCGCCTCCAGACCGCCTGCCACACCGCGTACTTCCGCCCGTACACCAACACCGATGTGGTCGGCTGCGAGCTGGGCGGCGCGGTGAAGAACGTCATCGCGCTGGCCGTGGGCATCGCCGACGGCATGGGGCTCGGTGACAACACCAAGGCGTCGCTCATCACCCGCGGCCTCGCCGAAACGACCCGGCTGGGCCTGGCGATGGGCGCCGACGCGCACACCTTCGCGGGCCTGGCGGGCATGGGCGACCTCGTCGCCACCTGCTCCTCCCCGCTCTCCCGCAACCACACCTTCGGCACCAACCTGGGGCGCGGGATGACACTGGAGGAGACCATCGCGGTCACCAAGCAGACCGCGGAGGGCGTCAAGTCGTGCGAGTCCGTGCTGGATCTCGCCCGCCGCTTCGACGTCGACATGCCCATCACCGAGACGGTCGTCGAGATCGTGCACGACGGCAAACAGCCGCTTGTCGCACTCAAAGAGCTGATGTCCCGCAGCGCCAAGGCCGAGCGGCACTGACGCCGCGCGGACCGCAAGGTAACCTCAACGCGATATGAGCAGCCAGACCCCTTCCTCAGGCCCTGTCCCGGCTTCTTCCGGAGGCGAGCGGCACAAGCCGCGCGTCGCCGTCGTCTTCGGCGGCCGCAGCTCCGAGCACGCCATCTCGGTGGTCACCGCGGGCGCCGTGCTGCGCGCCATCGACCGCGAGAAGTACGACGTGCTGCCGATCGGCATCACCGCTGACGGCCGTTGGGCGCTGACCGCCGACGAGCCCGAGCGGATGGCCATCGCCAACCGCGAGCTGCCCAGCGTCGAACGGCTCGCCGAATCCGGCGAGGGTTCGGTCGTCCTCCCGGTCGACCCGGGGAACCGCGAGGTCGTCTACAGCGAGCCGGGGTCGGTGCCCAAGGCATTGGGCGACGTCGATGTCGTCTTCCCCATGCTGCACGGCCCGTACGGCGAGGACGGCACCCTCCAGGGGCTGCTGGAGCTGTCCGGGGTGCCGTATGTGGGCGCCGGAGTGCTCGCCTCCGCCGTGGGCATGGACAAGGAGTACATGAAGCGGGTGTTCGTCTCCTTCGGGCTGCCCGTCGGCCCGTACGAGGTGATCCGCCCCCGCGAGTGGCAGCAGGAACCTTCCGCCGCCCGCCGCAGGATCGTGGAGTTCGCCGCGGAGCACGGCTGGCCGCTCTTCGTGAAGCCCGCGCGGGCCGGCTCGTCCATCGGCATCACCAAGGTCGAGGACCCGGCGGATCTGGACGAGGCCATCGAGGAGGCCCGGCGCCACGACCCGAAGGTCATCGTGGAGGCGCTGCTGCGCGGCCGCGAGATCGAATGCGGAGTGCTGGAGTACGAGGACGGGCCGCGCGCCAGCCTGCCCGCCGAGATCCCGCCGGTCTCCTCCCACTCCTTCTACGACTTCGAGGCGAAGTACATCGACTCGGCGGCCGGTATCGTGCCGGCGCCGCTCACCGAGGAGCAGACCCGGCGGGTCCAGGAGCTCGCGGTGGCCGCCTTCGAGGCGGCCTCCTGCGAGGGGCTGGTCAGGGCCGACTTCTTCCTGCTGGACAGCGGCGAGTTCGTGATCAACGAGATCAACACCATGCCCGGTTTCACCCCGATCTCGATGTACCCGCGCATGTGGCAGGAGAGCGGTGTGAGCTACCCCGAGCTGGTGGACCGGCTGCTGCAGGCCGCGCTGCGCCGCTCGACCGGGCTGCGCTAGGGCCCAGGCCCCTAGGCCACGCCCTTGGGCACCGTCTTCTTGACGGCCTTGGCGAGGTCGAGCAGGGCGTTGACCTCGGGGGCGTACTTCCCGGGCACGGTCACCTCGACATACGCCCGGCGAAGTACGGTGGTGAAGCGGTAGCCGTCTTTTCGCTTCTCCGGCAGCCACTCGACGCCGTTCACCCCGGCCGACTCGGTCGTGGAGCCCATGGCCTCCGGCCGGGGGACCCCGCAGCGCAGCTGCACGGCGGGGTCCCCCCACACGGCTGTGTAGTCCGAGGCGGGCTCGGCGGTGCCCCGCTTCAGCCCGTTCACGGTGGTGGGCAGTTCCTTGTGGAGCGCACGGCACATCGCCGCAGCCTGTGCGGACGGCGTGGGAACCGCGAGCGCCACACTGTCGTCGGAATCCCCGGTGAAGGTGCAACCGGCCATCGACACCAGGGCCAGCGCCATGGTGGCGGACAGCGGAACGAGCCGTTGGGCGAGACTACGGTGTGCGCAATTCACCGGCCGAGCATACGGGGGAGCTAGAGATGGACGACCGGGCAGGTCAGGGTTCGAGTGATCCCTTCGACTTGCTGGACTTTCGCGACCACCATGCGGCCGAGCTCATCGACCGTATCGGCCTGGGCGCGGACGATCACGTCGTAAGGGCCCGTGACGTCCTCCGCCTGTATCACCCCGGGGAGCTTGGCGATGACGTCGGCCACGGTCGAGGCCTTGCCGACCTCGGTTTGGATCAGGATGTACGCCTGTACCACGGAACCTCCAGGGCGGCTACGAGGATCATGTGGGGAGAAGGGACGCCACGGTACCGCGTCGCCATACGGCGCGGGGAGACCCGCGCGGGGAGCGCGGCGTGGTGGGCAAGCGGCCACGAGCACGAAGGGGCGATGGGATGAAGGGCACCGTGGGCGAGTTGGGGGAGTTCGGGCTTATCAGAGAGCTCACCTCCCGGCTCACCACCACCCCGGCGGTGAGGTTGGGGCCCGGTGACGATGCCGCGGTCGTGGCCGCACCCGACCGGAGGGTCGTGGCCAGTACGGATGTCCTGCTGGAGGGCAGGCACTTCCGCAGGGACTGGTCCACCGCTTATGACGTCGGCCGTAAGGCCGCGGCCCAGAACCTGGCCGACATCGCGGCCATGGGCGCGGTGCCGACCGCGCTGCTGCTCGGCCTGGTGGTCCCCGCCGATCTGCCGGTGACCTGGCCGACCGAGC contains:
- a CDS encoding NAD(P)H-dependent glycerol-3-phosphate dehydrogenase; translated protein: MTRCAVFGTGSWGTAFAMVLADAGCEVTLWGRRSGVVEAINTGRTNPDYFPGVRLPDGVRATTDPAEAAAGAEFTVFSVPSQTLRGNLSEWAPLLAADTVLVSLMKGVELGTAKRMSEVVQEVAKAPAERVAVLTGPNLAKEIAARQPAASVVACPDESVARRLQTACHTAYFRPYTNTDVVGCELGGAVKNVIALAVGIADGMGLGDNTKASLITRGLAETTRLGLAMGADAHTFAGLAGMGDLVATCSSPLSRNHTFGTNLGRGMTLEETIAVTKQTAEGVKSCESVLDLARRFDVDMPITETVVEIVHDGKQPLVALKELMSRSAKAERH
- a CDS encoding HU family DNA-binding protein; this translates as MNKAQLVEAIADKVGGRQQAAEAVDAVLDAIVRAVVAGERVSVTGFGSFEKVERPARYARNPQTGERVRVKKTSVPRFRAGQGFKDLVSGSKKLPRGGEVAVKKAPKGSLQVAAKKAAAKKATAKKAPAKKTTAKKAPAKAAAKKAPAKKATAKKAPAKAAAKKAPARKTSARKTTTKKTTARKR
- the leuC gene encoding 3-isopropylmalate dehydratase large subunit; translation: MGRTLAEKVWDDHVVRHAEGEPDLLFIDLHLLHEVTSPQAFDGLRKAGRTVRRTDLTLATEDHNTPTLDIDKPIADPVSRAQLETLRKNCAEFGVRLHPLGDVEQGVVHVVGPQLGLTQPGTTVVCGDSHTSTHGAFGALAFGIGTSQVEHVLATQTLPLAPFKTMAITVEGELPESVTAKDLILAIIAKIGTGGGQGYVLEYRGPAIEKLSMEARMTVCNMSIEAGARAGMIAPDETTFAYLEGRPHAPQGDDWDAAVAYWRTLRSDDDAVFDREVVIDASELAPFVTWGTNPGQGAPLSESVPDPASFEDASEQFAAEKALEYMGLTAGQPLRDIAVDTVFVGSCTNGRIEDLRSAASVLSGRSVADGVRMLVVPGSVRVALQAVEEGLDKVFTAAGAEWRHAGCSMCLGMNPDQLAPGERSASTSNRNFEGRQGKGGRTHLVSPQVAAATAVLGHLASPADLSDAAVSTPVGA
- the gltX gene encoding glutamate--tRNA ligase — protein: MASASPSAPVRVRFCPSPTGNPHVGLVRTALFNWAFARHHGGTLVFRIEDTDAARDSEESYTQLLDAMRWLGFDWDEGPEVGGPHAPYRQSQRMDLYREVADKLLEAGHAYRCYCTAEELEERREAARKAGRPSGYDGTCRTLTAEQIAAYEAEGRVSIVRFRMPDEPITFTDLVRGELTFTPENVSDYGIVRANGAPLYTLVNPVDDALMEITHVLRGEDLLSSTPRQIGLYRALAEIGVGPGTVPAFGHLPYVMGEGNKKLSKRDPQSSLNLYRERGFLPEGLLNYLSLLGWSLSSDRDVFSLAEMVEAFDISGVNANPARFDLKKAEAINADHIRLLDVKAFIEACEPWLKAPHAPWSPDAFDAAAFAALAPLAQTRLTVLSDITANVDFLFLDEPAEDEASWTKAMKPGADALLASVRTRLAEADWDAETLKAAVLAAGEEHGLKLGKAQAPLRVAVTGRTVGLPLFESLEVLGRERTLARVDAALAKLAG
- the leuD gene encoding 3-isopropylmalate dehydratase small subunit, translating into MEAFTTHTGRAVPLRRSNVDTDQIIPAHWLKKVTRDGFEDGLFEAWRKDPEFVLNAAEYKGGTVLVAGPDFGTGSSREHAVWALQNYGFKAVISSRFADIFRGNSLKNGLLTVVLPQETVDRLWKLVEADPAAEVTVDLVDRQVRAEGITADFELDENARWRLLEGLDDISLTLREDESIAAYEARRPSFKPSTVEV
- the ndgR gene encoding IclR family transcriptional regulator NdgR translates to MDNTSGVGVLDKAALVLSALESGPATLAGLVGATGLARPTAHRLAVALEHHRMVARDMQGRFILGPRLAELAAAAGEDRLLATAGPVLTHLRDVTGESAQLYRRQGDMRICVAAAERLSGLRDTVPVGSTLPMKAGSAAQVLMAWEEPERLHRGLQGARFTATALSGVRRRGWAQSIGEREPGVASVSAPVRGPSNRVVAAVSVSGPIERLTRHPGRMHAQAVIDAAARLTDALRRGN
- a CDS encoding lysophospholipid acyltransferase family protein, whose amino-acid sequence is MSGRRIGFWYRMAAVLCKPPLVVLFKRDWHGMEHIPADGGFITAINHNSYLDPLSYAHFQYNTGRVPRFLAKAALFRGGFMGSMLRGTGQIPVYRESTDAANAFRAAVDAINKGECVAFYPEGTLTRDPDMWPMRGKTGAARVALLTKAPVIPVAQWGANEAVPPYAKEKRVRLFPRKTLKVLAGPPVDLSGFYGQEPTAEVLRAATDVIMDAITDLLSEVRGEPAPVHRHDRPTSTSTSTDGPPLPLADEESK
- a CDS encoding MerR family transcriptional regulator; amino-acid sequence: MRLAELSERSGVPTATIKYYLRERLLPPGERITATTSEYGEEHLRRLRLVRSLIQVGRMPVATAREVLEAAEDESLSQNTRMGAAVWALPHGPEPDEDDPHATRAREQVDTVLRRMDWSYGQELGDASPAYRMLVAAIASLDRLGYPHDTEHLLVHARLAGELAVADLDLVETYDTPPERIEAVVALTVLYEPVLLSLRRLAQTEESGRRFAE
- a CDS encoding DUF4188 domain-containing protein — its product is MGTELFAGRMTAEAEREVTVFLIGMRINRFRALRSWLPVFKAMPRMLRELSQDKGSGMLGYQLLFGPPRVLYVVQYWDSHERLLEYASAQDKEHRPAWAAFNRRMREGRGKVGFWHETYVVPAGAHEAVYVNMPAFGLGKATGVVPVGRRGDRAADRLSLKRA